One stretch of Toxoplasma gondii ME49 chromosome XI, whole genome shotgun sequence DNA includes these proteins:
- a CDS encoding pre-mRNA-splicing factor ATP-dependent RNA helicase, putative (encoded by transcript TGME49_312280): protein MDVLERLSVISRITTELHNHWGVNDRDLAEFVVHLGEEASSLDEFREQLQENGAAVSTSLAVSLYTTIQKLSQKKRAASKKEAGARDLSGKGEKKSAASTSASSSSFCSSASSASEASREPAFPDHHELTEKEKKFPGLCMPNDFSRPELQLERPDDHAPLSEHAQRLLNAEKDEKELQKEQKEALKRGRENKFAPIQTGANSIPLGGKKRDGEAERAGEKKAGSAPAHYYGRKGPMIRYAIYEGVVEKVVEFGCFVRLEFDEGTRQGLLHVADMIKTDGRPIQPQDVVHRNMVVKVKILGIAGTKISLSMREVDQETGEDLKPRGEFARKEEDTAGEKKKIRIDDEAEEREKQGIGRLTGIRIDSKDNNVESLYCRKRKLMSDFDKWEAQQLLHSGLLTREEHPLFDEELGILPSAEVDEDVEVEIREDEALFLRGQTTRTGMQLSPVKIVANPDGSLARAAATATALAKERREIRNAQEAAILDSIPKDMSRPWEDPAPGPGERTIAQALKGLGQTSYEMPEWKKMYIGKSVSFGQKSNKSIAEQRQSLPIYRLREPLLKAIKENQVLIVIGETGSGKTTQMTQYLAEEGLVPPGTMIGCTQPRRVAAISVAKRVAEEFGCRVGQEVGYNIRFEDCTSPDTIIKYMTDGMLLREALVDASLKRYCVVMLDEAHERTISTDVLFGLLKDCCRRRPDFKLIVTSATLDAEKFSNYFFNSHIFTIPGRTFPVEILYTKEPEADYVEASLITVLQIHLCEPPGDILLFLTGQEEIDTACQTLHERMQKLESTNPPPLIILPVYSALPSEMQTMIFDPAPPGCRKCVVATNIAEASLTIDGIYFVIDPGFAKMKMYNPKTGMDSLVVAPISQANARQRAGRAGRTGPGKCYRLYTEQAYRCEMLPVAVPEIQRTNLENTVLLLKAMGVNDMLNFDFMDPPPVQTLINALESLYELGALDDEGLLTRLGRKMAEFPMEPQLSKMLLASVDLKCSDEIITIVSMLSVQNVFYRPKDKQAMSDQRKSCFHQPEGDHVTYLEIYRGWQRNRFSNSWCFENFIQSRAMRRAQDVRKQLITIMDRYKLDVISAGKDYNRIRRCICAGYFRHACRRDPQEGYRTLVDHTQVFLHPSSALYNRHPEWLIYHELVLTTREYLRDCCTIEPQWLVEVAPKLFKLADQQRLSRRKMRERIEPLYDRFAEPNAWRLSKRRG, encoded by the exons ATGGATGTCCTTGAACGCCTGAGCGTCATCTCCCGCATTACCACAGAGCTCCACAACCACTGGGGAGTGAACGACCGCGATTTGGCCGAGTTCGTTGTGCATCTGGGAGAAGAGGCTTCTTCGCTGGACGAGTTTCGCGAGCAACTTCAGGAGAATGGAGCAGCGGTCTCCAcgtctctcgccgtctcgctCTACACGACGATTCAGAAGCTGTctcagaagaagcgagcagCCTCGAAAAAAGAGGCAGGCGCGCGAGATCTCTcgggaaagggagaaaagaagagcgcagcctccacctctgcttcttcctcttctttctgttcttctgcctcctctgcttccgaGGCCTCCCGAGAGCCAGCGTTCCCTGATCACCATGAGttgacagagaaggagaaaaagttCCCTGGCTTGTGCATGCCGAACGATTTCTCGCGACCGGAGCTTCAACTCGAGCGTCCCGACGATcacgcgcctctctccgaaCATGCGCAGCGGCTGCTGAATGctgagaaggacgagaaagagctgcagaaggaacagaaggagGCGCTCAAGCGAGGCCGCGAGAACAAGTTCGCGCCCATCCAGACAGGCGCCAACAGCATCCCTttgggaggaaagaaacgcgacggagaggcagagcgcgctggagagaagaaggcaggtAGTGCCCCTGCACACTACTACGGCAGGAAAGGACCTATGATTCGCTATGCGATTTACGAAGGAGTTGTTGAAAAAGTTGTCGAATTTGGCTGCTTTGTCCGCCTTGAATTCGACGAAGGCACTCGACAGGGTCTCCTCCACGTCGCCGATATGATCAAAACCGATGGCCGCCCCATCCAGCCGCA GGACGTTGTGCACCGGAACATGGTGGTGAAAGTGAAGATTCTTGGTATTGCCGGCACGAAAATTTCCCTGTCGATGCGCGAAGTCGACCAGGAGACTGGCGAGGACTTGAAGCCTCGAGGCGAATTCGCCAGAAAAGAAG AGGACACCgctggcgagaagaagaagattcGCATCGACGACGaagccgaggagagagaaaaacaaggcaTTGGGCGTCTGACCGGAATTCGCATTGATTCGAAAGACAACAACGTTGAGTCCCTTTACTGTCGAAAGCGCAA ACTTATGAGCGACTTCGACAAATGGGAGGCGCAGCAACTTCTGCACAGTGGTCTGTTGACGCGCGAAGAACATCCGTTGTTTGATGAGGAACTTGGGATCCTTCCCTCAGCCGAAGTCGACGAAGACGTAGAAGTTGAGATtcgcgaagacgaggcgcTCTTCCTTCGAGGCCAGACAACGCGCACGGGCATGCAGTTGAGTCCGGTGAAGATTGTGGCGAATCCTGATGGGTCGCTTGCGCGAGCCGCCGCCACTGCCACTGCGCtggcgaaagaaagaagagaaatacGCAATGCTCAAGAAGCTGCAATCCTCGATTCGATTCCTAAAGACATGAGCAGACCTTGGGAAGACCCGGCTCCTGGACCTGGCGAACGTACCATCGCTCAAGCCTTAAAG GGTCTAGGGCAGACAAGTTACGAAATGCCAGAGTGGAAGAAGATGTACATTGGAAAGAGCGTCAGCTTTGGCCAGAAAAGCAACAAGAGCATTGccgaacagagacaaagcCTCCCGATCTATCGCCTCAGAGAGCCTCTGTTGAAAGCTATCAAAGAAAATCAAGTTCTCATTGTCAttggagaaacaggaagtG GGAAAACGACGCAGATGACGCAGTATCTCGCGGAAGAAGGCCTCGTACCTCCCGGAACGATGATAGGATGCACACAGCCGCGTCGAGTCGCTGCGATCTCGGTTGCGAAGCGTGTGGCGGAAGAGTTCGGCTGTCGAGTTGGACAGGAAGTTGGATACAACATTCGTTTCGAGGACTGCACAAGTCCCGACACAATCATCAAATACATGACAGACGGCATGCTCCTCAGAGAGGCTCTCGTCGACGCCTCGCTCAAACGCTACTGCGTCGTCATGCTCGACGAAGCTCACGAAAGAACAATCAGCACAGATGTCCTCTTCGGCCTTCTCAAG GACTGTTGTCGGCGACGGCCGGACTTCAAGCTGATTGTGACGTCTGCGACTTTGGATGCGGAGAAATTCTCGAATTACTTTTTCAACTCCCATATTTTCACCATTCCAGGGCGGACTTTCCCTGTGGAGATCCTCTACACCAAAGAGCCTGAGGCGGACTACGTCGAGGCGTCGCTGATTACGGTGTTGCAGATTCACCTCTGCGAACCTCCGGGGGAcattctgcttttcctcacAGGGCAGGAAGAAATTGACACTGCATGCCAGACTCTGCatgagcgcatgcagaagctcGAGAGCACGAATCCCCCGCCTCTCATCATTCTTCCCGTCTACTCTGCCCTGCCGTCGGAAATGCAAACGATGATCTTCGATCCCGCGCCTCCTGGATGCCGGAAGTGCGTCGTCGCGACGAACATCGCTGAGGCTTCTCTGACCATTGACG GAATCTACTTCGTCATCGATCCAGGATTTGCGAAAATGAAAATGTACAATCCCAAGACAGGGATGGACAGTCTTGTTGTCGCCCCTATCAGCCAAGCGAATGCTCGCCAGAGAGCAGGCCGAGCTGGACGCACAG GGCCGGGGAAGTGCTACCGTCTGTACACCGAACAGGCGTACCGGTGCGAGATGTTGCCTGTGGCAGTCCCTGAGATTCAGCGAACGAATCTGGAAAATACGGTGCTGCTTCTGAAAGCCATGGGTGTCAACGACATGCTAAACTTCGACTTCATGGACCCTCCACCTGTTCAG ACCTTGATCAACGCGCTGGAGAGTTTGTACGAGCTGGGCGCTTTGGACGACGAAGGCTTGCTGACGCGCCTGGGCCGGAAAATGGCCGAGTTCCCCATGGAGCCTCAACTGAGCAAGATGCTCTTGGCAAGCGTCGATCTCAAGTGCAGCGATGAAATTATCACAATCGTCTCCATGCTGAGCGTGCAGAACGTCTTCTACAGACCCAAA GACAAGCAAGCAATGTCGGATCAGCGCAAGAGCTGTTTCCACCAGCCTGAGGGCGACCATGTGACCTACTTGGAAATCTATCGAGGCTGGCAACGCAATCGCTTCTCCAATTCTTGGTGTTTTGAGAACTTCATTCAG agtcGCGCTATGCGTCGAGCTCAGGATGTCCGCAAGCAGCTCATCACGATTATGGATCGATACAAGCTCGATGTGATCTCCGCCGGCAAAGACTACAATAGGATTC GACGCTGCATCTGCGCCGGATACTTCAGACACGCATGCCGCCGGGATCCTCAGGAAGGCTATCGAACGCTTGTCGATCACACACAAGTTTTCCTCCATCCCTCCAGCGCGCTGTACAACCGTCACCCTGAGTGGCTGATCTACCACGAACTCGTTCTCACAACGCGCGAATATCTCCGGGACTGCTGCACAATCGAACCTCAGTGGCTTGTCGAAGTCGCCCCCAAACTGTTCAAATTG GCGGACCAGCAGCGCCTGTCGAGGAGGAAAATGCGCGAACGCATCGAGCCACTGTACGACAGATTCGCGGAGCCTAATGCATGGCGTCTGTCGAAGCGACGAGGCTGA